The Bacteroidota bacterium genomic interval AGATGTCGGCCGGCCGAAGCTTGCATCGGCAAAAGAGCGGCTCGAAGGGATCAACCCGTTCGTAAAGATTGAAACTCACGAAATGCATCTTAACTCGGAGAATGCGTTAGGGCTGTTTGCAGAGTACGATATTATCATCGATGGGACGGATAATTTTCCGACACGCTACCTCGTGAACGATGCTTGCGTCCTCACCGGCAAACCCAATGTTTATGGAAGTATCTTTCGTTTTGAAGGCCAAGCGTCGGTGTTTGCGACGAAGGACGGCCCATGTTACCGTTGCCTCTATCCTGAACCGCCTCCGCCAGGCCTGGTACCGAGCTGCGCGGAAGGGGGGGTGCTTGGAATTCTTCCAGGGATCATCGGCACGATTCAGGCAAACGAAGCAGTGAAATTGATCATCGGAAAAGGGGAACCGTTAGCGGGACGGCTTCTCCTGTTCGATGCGCTGAAAACAAAATTCCGGGAACTCAAGCTGAGAAAGAACCCTGATTGCCCTGTCTGCGGACAGCACCGCACCATTACATCGCTCATCGATTATGAAGCGTTCTGCGGCGTACAAGCCGGCTGGGATACGTTCACGCGCGAAGAGCAATACGAAATTACCGTCGACCAACTGAAGCAGCGGCTCGACAAGAAGGACGACCTTTTTATCCTCGACGTCCGTGAACCGCAGGAATACCAGATTTGCAACTTGAACGGATATTTGATCCCCCTTCGCGATCTGCCGAAGCGCATCAACGAACTTGATACGGCGAAAGAGATCGTCGTCCATTGCAAGGTCGGCGGAAGAAGCCGGCAGGCTGTGGAATTCATGAAGCAAGCCGGTTTCCGGAAGGTGAAAAATCTCGTCGGCGGGATCGATGAATGGGCGGAGGTCATCGACCCGACAATGCCGCGCTACTAGGTTTTTTCATGGCCGCGAAACGGAAAGGCACCTTAAGTCCTTTTGTGCCGTCGTGCCCCGGCGGCTGACGTCTGAAACAATATTGTT includes:
- the moeB gene encoding molybdopterin-synthase adenylyltransferase MoeB, with the protein product MANVDLSGEEIRRYGRHLIMPEVGMDGQKKLKAASILLVGAGGLGSPLGLYLAAAGVGRIGIVDFDVVDYSNLQRQILHSTKDVGRPKLASAKERLEGINPFVKIETHEMHLNSENALGLFAEYDIIIDGTDNFPTRYLVNDACVLTGKPNVYGSIFRFEGQASVFATKDGPCYRCLYPEPPPPGLVPSCAEGGVLGILPGIIGTIQANEAVKLIIGKGEPLAGRLLLFDALKTKFRELKLRKNPDCPVCGQHRTITSLIDYEAFCGVQAGWDTFTREEQYEITVDQLKQRLDKKDDLFILDVREPQEYQICNLNGYLIPLRDLPKRINELDTAKEIVVHCKVGGRSRQAVEFMKQAGFRKVKNLVGGIDEWAEVIDPTMPRY